The Patescibacteria group bacterium genome window below encodes:
- the rplU gene encoding 50S ribosomal protein L21 has translation MFAVIKTGGKQYKVKEGDILKIEKIGGAAGDKIDFEVLLLADEDGKDVKVGKPTVSGAKVSGEILEQGRAKKLNIIKYKPKVRYRRKNGHRQMFTKVKVTSIK, from the coding sequence ATGTTTGCAGTAATTAAAACAGGCGGAAAGCAGTATAAAGTTAAAGAAGGGGATATTTTAAAAATCGAAAAAATCGGCGGAGCAGCCGGCGATAAGATTGATTTTGAAGTTTTGCTTTTGGCTGACGAAGACGGTAAGGATGTAAAAGTTGGAAAACCGACGGTTTCTGGGGCGAAAGTTTCCGGAGAAATTTTAGAGCAAGGCCGGGCAAAAAAGTTGAACATCATAAAGTACAAACCAAAAGTTCGTTATCGCCGAAAGAATGGCCACAGACAGATGTTCACGAAAGTAAAAGTTACGAGTATAAAATAA
- a CDS encoding MraY family glycosyltransferase codes for MYFTSFIVTFLLAVFLTGLVRRLALKWRVVDEPNETRKIHKKPMPLLGGLAIFLSFFGVLVYYIFFSDKVLGTEIFAKNLIGVFLGGALLMIGGFLDDKYKLAPKYQIIWPIAAVIAVIIGGVGISQITNPFGGLLHLDSWQKIIFWWDGIPYKITILADLFTFIWLMGMMYTTKFLDGLDGLVSGVSTIGAIIIFFVSLMAEVAQPGTAMLAIIFAGACAGFLVWNFNPAKIFLGEGGSLFTGFILGVLSIIAGGKIATTLLIMGLPILDAAIVILRRLWSRPKSLVLADQKHLHFRLLRAGMTQRQAVLSLYFVTLAFGTSTLILKSGGKVFALVVLGILGVAWTVVLIKGRRNEHKIGE; via the coding sequence ATGTATTTTACTTCATTCATCGTCACTTTTTTGTTGGCGGTTTTTTTGACCGGGCTTGTCCGCCGGTTGGCTTTGAAGTGGCGCGTGGTTGACGAGCCGAATGAAACAAGAAAAATTCATAAAAAGCCAATGCCGCTTCTGGGCGGGTTGGCGATTTTTTTATCTTTTTTCGGAGTTTTAGTTTATTATATTTTTTTCTCCGACAAAGTTTTAGGTACGGAAATTTTTGCGAAAAATTTAATTGGCGTGTTTTTGGGCGGCGCGCTTTTGATGATTGGCGGATTTTTGGATGACAAATATAAATTGGCGCCAAAATATCAAATCATCTGGCCGATTGCGGCGGTGATTGCTGTAATTATAGGCGGCGTGGGAATTAGCCAGATCACCAACCCTTTCGGCGGACTATTACATCTTGATTCCTGGCAGAAAATTATTTTTTGGTGGGATGGTATTCCTTATAAAATTACAATCCTCGCCGATCTTTTCACTTTTATTTGGTTGATGGGAATGATGTACACGACAAAATTTTTGGACGGCTTGGACGGTTTGGTTTCCGGAGTTTCAACCATCGGCGCAATAATAATTTTTTTCGTCAGTTTAATGGCCGAAGTCGCCCAGCCGGGGACAGCGATGCTCGCGATAATTTTTGCCGGAGCTTGCGCCGGATTTTTAGTTTGGAATTTTAATCCGGCGAAGATTTTTTTGGGCGAGGGCGGAAGCCTGTTTACAGGATTTATTTTAGGGGTTTTATCCATCATTGCCGGCGGTAAAATCGCGACCACACTTTTGATTATGGGTTTGCCGATTTTGGATGCCGCGATTGTCATTTTACGGCGACTTTGGAGCCGGCCGAAAAGTTTGGTTTTGGCTGACCAAAAACATCTGCATTTTCGCCTGCTTCGCGCCGGGATGACCCAGCGCCAGGCCGTGCTTTCACTGTATTTTGTGACTTTGGCTTTTGGCACTTCAACTTTGATTTTAAAATCTGGGGGCAAAGTTTTTGCTTTGGTAGTTTTGGGAATTTTGGGCGTAGCCTGGACAGTTGTTTTGATAAAAGGCCGTCGGAACGAGCATAAAATAGGGGAGTAA
- a CDS encoding DUF192 domain-containing protein — MERFYSVIFIVILAAAGFLKVGQYVEEHGSVIIDDVKVKVEIADEPMEMAKGLSNRKSLDKNHGMLFIFATPGQPAFWMKDMNFSIDIIWIKNNVVVDIAPNLPVTAAEFLSTYTPREPANYVLEVNAGFAAEHGIKIGDKVDIKI; from the coding sequence ATGGAACGTTTTTATTCGGTCATTTTTATCGTAATTTTGGCGGCGGCGGGATTTTTAAAAGTAGGCCAATACGTCGAAGAACACGGCTCAGTAATTATTGATGATGTAAAAGTTAAAGTGGAAATCGCTGATGAGCCGATGGAAATGGCAAAAGGTTTAAGCAACCGTAAAAGTTTGGATAAAAATCATGGAATGCTTTTTATTTTTGCTACCCCCGGTCAGCCGGCATTTTGGATGAAAGATATGAATTTTTCCATTGATATTATTTGGATTAAAAATAATGTAGTTGTTGATATCGCGCCAAATCTTCCGGTTACGGCCGCGGAATTTTTATCAACCTACACACCGAGAGAACCAGCTAATTATGTTTTAGAAGTCAACGCCGGGTTTGCCGCGGAGCACGGGATAAAAATAGGAGATAAGGTGGATATTAAAATTTAG
- a CDS encoding endonuclease domain-containing protein — MIKLFNRKSQKLTRRNLRNRPTCSEKIIWHYLCGNNLGGYKFRRQQGIGPYVVDFYCPEAKLAVEIDGDSHYQIGAAEHDRVKQEFIERAGIRVVRFTDNDVRDSLDNALAIILQKLRTTPNPSSGRRGRVVNS, encoded by the coding sequence ATGATCAAACTATTTAACCGCAAATCACAAAAGTTAACGCGTCGAAATCTTCGCAACCGTCCCACGTGTTCTGAAAAAATAATTTGGCATTATTTATGTGGGAATAATCTGGGCGGCTACAAATTTCGCCGGCAGCAAGGAATAGGGCCGTATGTTGTCGATTTCTATTGTCCGGAAGCTAAACTCGCGGTGGAAATTGATGGTGATAGTCATTATCAAATTGGAGCTGCGGAACACGACCGCGTAAAACAAGAATTTATTGAAAGGGCTGGCATAAGAGTTGTGCGTTTTACAGACAACGATGTGAGAGATAGTTTAGATAATGCTTTGGCAATAATTTTGCAAAAATTACGCACCACCCCCAACCCCTCCTCAGGGAGGAGGGGAAGAGTAGTCAATTCTTAA